The nucleotide sequence CAATGGCGTGCTGGTCTAAAACCCCAATACAATCATTTAGAACAGCATTATCAGATATTGCCTCAGTCTCTGGTAGATAGAATTCCTGACTCAGTTGTTGATCATACTCTATGAGATCATTTCTGTATGTATGACATGCAGAACGCAGTAATCGCCAAAAGTAGTAACCCTTATTCATTTCAACCCTCATTTGTTCTGATTCAAGTTTTAGAATTTGAGAAAGGTGTTCATAGTCTTCTTTATAACTATCAAATTTTCCCCTAACAATTTTAGGAAGTTCATCATACCAATCTCTACCTTCGTTTGTTCTCTGAACATTTTGAATTTTTTGTAGTTGGTAGGAAACAGAATCATCCAACATATTTAGAACATCACTTGTTTCAAGTAGTTTCAATAATTCTGAATTTATCATAGAATTCCTTCAATAGATACAAAATTAAGCGTTTGGGAAATACATTTTGATTTTGGGGAAAAATTATTCATCATAACAAAAAGGCTAAAGCCCTAACAATGTCTGTTTTGCTGATGATCCCAATAATATTTCCGTGTACAGATAAGACTGCCACGCCATTGATATTTTTCTCTAAAATCAACTTTGCTGCTTTTATCAAATCATCATCATAATTTACAGAAACAATATTTTTGGTCATAATTTCATTAATTTGTGTGCTGCCCCCAAATCCAGATTCAGAAATGAAACCTTTTCTGGGAAATATTACAGATATTAGAGGATCAGTATTATCAAGCACATCTTCTTTATCGCCTAAAGTCAATGCCAAATTGAATAAATCTCTAAATGTCACAATTCCTACAGGAGTTTCTTCATGATCACGAAGGATCACTCGGGAGATTTTTTCATCAACCATTTTCAGCACTACTTTGTACAATGGAGTATCAGAGTATTGCCATGCATAGTAAGGAGACATGTACTCACCGACAATTTTTTGTGAATCTAATTTAGTAAAATACCTAACAAGATCAGTCTTTGTCAAAATTCCAACAACCTCATCATTACTAGTGACAACCAAAGAACCAATTTCATTTGTCATCATTAATTGGGCACACTTATCCATTCCTGTTTTTTCATCAACACTGATTATTTTTTTGATAATTTCTGATAAGGGGATCTCATCAAGTTTTCGTTCAGTAGTATCAGTTAAAAGAAAAATCCCTAAATCCTTTTCAGATACCAAACCATTGATTTTACCATTTTGAGTTACTAATAATCTACTTTTCTTTTCATCAATTATTTTTTTTAGAACATCTGCCAAATTAGATTCATACTTTATAGTTCTAGGCGTATTCATGAAATCTTTTGCGTATTTCAATAATTAGAAAAAATATTCGAGTTATAAATAACTCTAGTTAATTACCAT is from Nitrosopumilus sp. and encodes:
- a CDS encoding CBS domain-containing protein, yielding MKYAKDFMNTPRTIKYESNLADVLKKIIDEKKSRLLVTQNGKINGLVSEKDLGIFLLTDTTERKLDEIPLSEIIKKIISVDEKTGMDKCAQLMMTNEIGSLVVTSNDEVVGILTKTDLVRYFTKLDSQKIVGEYMSPYYAWQYSDTPLYKVVLKMVDEKISRVILRDHEETPVGIVTFRDLFNLALTLGDKEDVLDNTDPLISVIFPRKGFISESGFGGSTQINEIMTKNIVSVNYDDDLIKAAKLILEKNINGVAVLSVHGNIIGIISKTDIVRALAFLL